The following are encoded together in the Culex pipiens pallens isolate TS chromosome 1, TS_CPP_V2, whole genome shotgun sequence genome:
- the LOC120430812 gene encoding ferritin subunit-like: MAHQTGVELERECVWDDLHRSCVDALHASIVYLKYAAYFAQEKINLPGFEKFFFHAAGEEREHGIKLIEYALMRRKEPVNKNTFQLDYSYKVPAATTGLSALEDALKKEQEVTLSIRNLIKTCEGDKNDYHLVDYLTGEYLDEQHKGQRELAEKIATLRKMTGIDDASKEGRKLAEFLFDKDHM, encoded by the coding sequence ATGGCCCATCAAACTGGCGTTGAGCTGGAGCGCGAGTGCGTGTGGGACGACCTGCACCGGAGCTGCGTGGACGCGCTGCACGCGTCGATCGTGTACCTCAAGTACGCCGCATACTTTGCCCAGGAGAAGATCAACCTGCCCGGCTTCGAGAAGTTCTTCTTCCACGCCGCCGGCGAGGAGCGCGAGCACGGCATCAAGCTGATCGAGTACGCCCTGATGCGCAGAAAGGAACCGGTCAACAAGAACACCTTCCAGCTGGACTATAGCTACAAGGTCCCGGCCGCCACCACCGGATTGTCCGCTCTGGAGGATGCCCTGAAGAAGGAGCAGGAAGTCACGCTCAGCATTCGTAACCTGATCAAGACCTGCGAGGGAGACAAGAACGACTACCACCTGGTCGACTACCTGACCGGAGAGTACCTGGACGAGCAGCACAAGGGACAGCGCGAACTGGCCGAAAAGATCGCCACCCTGCGAAAGATGACCGGCATCGACGACGCCTCGAAGGAGGGCAGGAAGCTGGCCGAGTTCCTGTTCGACAAGGACCACATGTAA